A segment of the Mangrovimonas sp. YM274 genome:
TCACCTTGTCCGTAGACTCAGTGTACTATCGCGGTGTTACCACTCGCTTCAACGCACTATTCCGTCAGTGCGCACCAAATATACGCCTCCGTCACTTTTGTTGCGGGCAGGTACGGGAATATTAACCCGTTGTCCATCCACTTCCCCCTTCGGGTTCGCGTTAGGTCCCGACTAACCCTCAGCTGATTAGCATAGCTGAGGAAACCTTAGTCTTTCGGTGTGCGGGTTTCTCGCCCGCATTATCGTTACTTATGCCTACATTTTCTTTTGTAGCTCCTCCAGCATGCCTCGCGACACACCTTCAGCGGCACTACAATGCTCCCCTACCACTTTTAAAAGTCCATAGCTTCGGTAGTATGTTTATGCCCGATTATTATCCATGCCGAACCGCTCGACTAGTGAGCTGTTACGCACTCTTTAAATGAATGGCTGCTTCCAAGCCAACATCCTAGCTGTCTAAGCAGTTCAACCTCGTTTATTCAACTTAACATACATTTGGGGACCTTAGCTGATGGTCTGGGTTCTTTCCCTCTCGGACATGGACCTTAGCACCCATGCCCTCACTGCTGACCAACATTTTATAGCATTCGGAGTTTGTCAGGAATTGGTAGGCGGTGAAGCCCCCGCATCCAATCAGTAGCTCTACCTCTATAAAACTAGATCAACGCTGCACCTAAATGCATTTCGGGGAGTACGAGCTATTTCCGAGTTTGATTGGCCTTTCACCCCTACCCACAGGTCATCCGAAGACTTTTCAACGTCAACCGGTTCGGGCCTCCACTGTGTGTTACCACAGCTTCACCCTGCCCATGGGTAGATCACACGGTTTCGCGTCTACCGCTACTGACTATGGTCGCCCTGTTCAGACTCGCTTTCGCTACGGATCCGGACCTGAAGCCCTTAACCTTGCCAGCAACGGTAACTCGTAGGACTCATTATGCAAAAGGCACGCCGTCACCCCAATGGGGCTCCGACCGCTTGTAGGCGTATGGTTTCAGGTTCTATTTCACTCCCCTGTTCGGGGTTCTTTTCACCTTTCCCTCACGGTACTGGTTCACTATCGGTCTCTCAGGAGTATTTAGCCTTACCGGATGGTCCCGGCAGATTCACACAGGGTTACACGTGCCCCGCGCTACTCAGGATACTGCTATCGATAACACGCTTTGCCTATACGGGACTATCACCCTCTATGGTCGCTCTTTCCAAAGCGTTCTAGTTCATTGTGCATCAAATGTCGCAGTCCTACAACCCCAACATTGCCGTAACAATATTGGTTTGGGCTAATCCGCGTTCGCTCGCCACTACTAACGGAATCACTTTTGTTTTCTCTTCCTCCGGGTACTTAGATGTTTCAGTTCCCCGGGTTCGCCTCCTTGCGGATACTATATCTTCAATATAGTGGGTTGCCCCATTCGGATATCTGCGGATCAAATCGTATGTGCCGATCCCCGCAGCTTTTCGCAGCTTATCACGTCCTTCTTCGCCTCTGAGAGCCTAGGCATTCCCCATACGCCCTTGTTTAGCTTATTGTACTTTTTGTCTTTTTAATGAGTTACGTTATTGCTCGTTACAATAACATTTTATTTTTCATGTATATCTTTCCAATATGTCAATGAACCTTCTGCAATGAACAATCAGCAATACCCAGTTAACAGTTTTGACTGTTAATTGATAATTGTCAATTGTTGATTGACCTTGTGGAGAATATCGGAGTCGAACCGATGACCTCCTGCGTGCAAGGCAGGCGCTCTAGCCAGCTGAGCTAATCCCCCGTTATATTTAGCTGTCAGTTAACAGTTATCAGTTAACAGTACTTATAACGGCTACTCAACCTCTAAAATTTCCTTTCAGTTTTTAATGAACTTATTTCCAATTGTTAATTGCCTATTGGCAACTGATCATTGGATTTTGTAGTCTCAGGCAGACTCGAACTGCCGACCTCTACATTATCAGTGTAGCGCTCTAACCAGCTGAGCTATGAGACTGTTTGCAGACTCAAGACTTCTAGACTCAAGATTCAAGACCTAAAGTCTTGGCTCTTGCTTCTTGTCATCTTGTTTCCATGTTTTAAATTAACAGCTAAAGAACAGGCGCACCTTAAGCTCCTTTTTCCAGTTTCGTCGTCTTTCTCTAGAAAGGAGGTGTTCCAGCCGCACCTTCCGGTACGGCTACCTTGTTACGACTTAGCCCTAGTTACCAATTTTACCCTAGGCCGCTCCTCTCGGTGACGGACTTCAGGCACTCCCGGCTTCCATGGCTTGACGGGCGGTGTGTACAAGGCCCGGGAACGTATTCACCGGATCATGGCTGATATCCGATTACTAGCGATTCCAGCTTCACGGAGTCGAGTTGCAGACTCCGATCCGAACTGTGATAGGTTTTGTGGATTCGCTCCTGCTCGCGCAGTGGCTGCCCTCTGTACCTACCATTGTAGCACGTGTGTAGCCCAGGACGTAAGGGCCGTGATGATTTGACGTCATCCCCACCTTCCTCGCGGTTTGCACCGGCAGTCTTGTTAGAGTTCCCGGCATGACCCGATGGCAACTAACAACAGGGGTTGCGCTCGTTATAGGACTTAACCTGACACCTCACGGCACGAGCTGACGACAACCATGCAGCACCTTGTAAGTAGTCCGAAGAAAGTCTGTTTCCAGATCATGCAACTTACATTTAAGCCCTGGTAAGGTTCCTCGCGTATCATCGAATTAAACCACATGCTCCACCGCTTGTGCGGGCCCCCGTCAATTCCTTTGAGTTTCATTCTTGCGAACGTACTCCCCAGGTGGGTCACTTATCACTTTCGCTTAGCCACTCAGACCGAAGTCCGAACAGCTAGTGACCATCGTTTACGGCGTGGACTACCAGGGTATCTAATCCTGTTCGCTCCCCACGCTTTCGTCCATCAGTGTCAGTACGTTGTTAGTGATCTGCCTTCGCAATCGGTATTCTATGTAATATCTATGCATTTCACCGCTACACTACATATTCTAACCACTTCACAACGACTCAAGACCGACAGTATCAAGGGCAGTTCTACAGTTGAGCTGCAGGCTTTCACCCCTGACTTACCGGTCCACCTACGGACCCTTTAAACCCAATGATTCCGGATAACGCTTGGATCCTCCGTATTACCGCGGCTGCTGGCACGGAGTTAGCCGATCCTTATTCTTACGGTACCGTCAAGCTCCTACACGTAGGAGTGTTTCTTCCCGTACAAAAGCAGTTTACAACCCATAGGGCAGTCTTCCTGCACGCGGCATGGCTGGATCAGGCTCCCGCCCATTGTCCAATATTCCTCACTGCTGCCTCCCGTAGGAGTCTGGTCCGTGTCTCAGTACCAGTGTGGGGGATCCCCCTCTCAGGGCCCCTATCTATCGTCGCCTAGGTGTGCCGTTACCACACCTACTAGCTAATAGAACGCATGCCCATCTCTTACCGCCGAAACTTTAATACCATTGTGATGCCACATCGGTATACTACGGGGTATTAATCCAAATTTCTCTGGGCTATCCCCCTGTAAGAGGTAGGTTGCATACGCGTTACGCACCCGTGCGCCACTCGCCGGCGGAAAAGCAAGCTTTTCCCCGCTGCCGTTCGACTTGCATGTGTTAGGCCTGCCGCTAGCGTTCATCCTGAGCCAGGATCAAACTCTTCATCGTTAAATCTTAAATATTATTCAGACTCCCGAAACGGAATTTTCTTGGTTCTCAAAATGGCTTGTTCTTTGTTTGACCAGATCTTATAAAAGATCCAATCTTACGCTGTCAATTCAATATGTTAATGAACTTGTCTTCTTTGTTTTTCCTAAGCTCAGCGCTTAAGCGGGTGCAAATATAGAACCCTTTTTTGAGTCTCACAAACAGTTCGGTTTTTTTTTTTTAAAAAAGTTTTTTTTTCGTGGCGCAATCACCTCTCAAAACCCCTATAACCGATACTCTCAATGAACTCCTTCCGCTACAACAGCACTCGCTGTTTTTGCGGGTGCAAATATACCGCCTTTTTGGATATGTGCAACTCTTTTTTTGTGTTTTTGAAAAATATTTTGAGATAGGAATTTTAGAAGTCTGAAATTGAAGTGTTTGATTGCGGAAATATTTTATGGTTTATAGGAAGTTCCGTGTTGAGCTGTTGTAGCATGCCCATTCATGCTCCTATTATATAAATGTATGAGACAACGACACTGCCTACCAATATTAAACTTCAGTATTCAGTCAAAAGCTTCTCTCATCATTAATGCCCTTCCAAATAATACATATATATATATTGTATGAAATTATTTATCCTCTTATCTTTGTCCTCTTAAATAGAAGACTATAAATGATTGATATTACATTACCAGATGGAACGGTAAAAAGCTTTGAAGAAGGCGTTACACCGATGGATGTTGCCAAAAGCATCAGTGAGGGGTTTGCTAGAAACGTGATTTCAGCAAATTTTAATAACGAAACCATTGAAGTTTCGACTCCAATAACCACCAACGGTTCCTTAATATTATATACATGGAATGATAAAGATGGAAAAAAAGCCTTTTGGCACTCCAGCTCTCACGTATTGGCCCAAGCTTTGGAAGAATTGTATCCTGGCGTAAAACTATCCATAGGTCCTGCCATTGAAAATGGATTTTATTATGATGTTGATTTTGGTGACCAATCCATTTCCGACAAGGACTTTAAGGCTATTGAAACTAAAATGCTTGAGATTGCCAGAGGAAAGCACGATTTTAAAATGCGTTCGGTTTCCAAAGAAGATGCCTTAGCTATGTACCAATCTCAAGGTAATGAATATAAAGTAGAATTGATCGAAAACCTGGAAGATGGTACCATTACATTTTGCGACCATTCTACCTTCACCGATTTATGTCGTGGAGGGCATATTCCTAATACAGGCATCATCAAAGCTGTAAAATTGCTTTCGGTAGCTGGTGCTTACTGGAGAGGAGATGAAAAGAATAAACAGCTCACCCGAGTATACGGTATATCCTTCCCAAAACAAAAGGAACTTACCGAATACCTTCACTTATTAGAAGAAGCCAAAAAACGTGACCACAGAAAACTAGGGAAAGAACTGGAGCTCTTCACCTTCTCCCAAAAAGTTGGTCAAGGTTTACCATTATGGCTTCCAAAAGGTGCAGCCTTAAGAGAGCGTTTGGAAAACTTCCTTAAAAAAGCTCAAAAGAAAGCAGGTTACGAAATGGTTGTAACCCCTCATATTGGTCAAAAAGAGTTATATGTAACTTCTGGCCACTATGCCAAATATGGAGAAGACAGCTTCCAGCCTATTCATACGCCACACGAAGGAGAAGAGTTTTTGTTGAAACCAATGAACTGTCCTCACCACTGTGAAATATACAACACCCGTCCTTTCTCCTATAAAGAATTACCAAAACGTTATGCCGAATTTGGTACCGTATATAGATATGAGCAAAGTGGAGAATTACACGGTTTAACTCGAGTAAGAGGCTTCACTCAAGATGATGCGCATATTTTCTGTACACCAGATCAATTGGATGCTGAATTTAAGGAAGTAATAGATTTGGTTCTATATGTATTTGGATCCTTAGGCTTCGAAAACTTTACAGCTCAAGTATCGGTTCGTGATCCTGAAAATCCAGAGAAATACATTGGAAGCGTAGAAAATTGGGAGAAAGCAGAACAAGCCATCATAAATGCCGCCAAGGACAAAGGTTTAAATTATGTGATTGAAGAAGGTGAAGCTGCCTTTTACGGTCCAAAATTAGACTTTATGGTTAAGGATGCCTTAGGAAGACAATGGCAATTGGGTACTATTCAAGTAGACTACAACTTACCAGAGCGTTTTGACCTTACATATAAAGGTAGTGACAATGAACTTCACAGACCTGTAATGATTCACCGTGCCCCTTTTGGAAGTATGGAGCGTTTCGTTGCAATTCTGTTGGAACACACTG
Coding sequences within it:
- the thrS gene encoding threonine--tRNA ligase gives rise to the protein MIDITLPDGTVKSFEEGVTPMDVAKSISEGFARNVISANFNNETIEVSTPITTNGSLILYTWNDKDGKKAFWHSSSHVLAQALEELYPGVKLSIGPAIENGFYYDVDFGDQSISDKDFKAIETKMLEIARGKHDFKMRSVSKEDALAMYQSQGNEYKVELIENLEDGTITFCDHSTFTDLCRGGHIPNTGIIKAVKLLSVAGAYWRGDEKNKQLTRVYGISFPKQKELTEYLHLLEEAKKRDHRKLGKELELFTFSQKVGQGLPLWLPKGAALRERLENFLKKAQKKAGYEMVVTPHIGQKELYVTSGHYAKYGEDSFQPIHTPHEGEEFLLKPMNCPHHCEIYNTRPFSYKELPKRYAEFGTVYRYEQSGELHGLTRVRGFTQDDAHIFCTPDQLDAEFKEVIDLVLYVFGSLGFENFTAQVSVRDPENPEKYIGSVENWEKAEQAIINAAKDKGLNYVIEEGEAAFYGPKLDFMVKDALGRQWQLGTIQVDYNLPERFDLTYKGSDNELHRPVMIHRAPFGSMERFVAILLEHTGGNFPLWLVPEQAIVLCISEKYEKYAEKVLNLLENHEIRALIDNRNETIGKKIREAEMQKIPYMVIIGENEEAEGKISVRQHGGQDLGLISIDEFSNIVDEEIKKTLKTFK